The Streptomyces aurantiacus genome includes a region encoding these proteins:
- a CDS encoding DUF4232 domain-containing protein has translation MIAIRPGPLRNAALVCLLTLAASGCGLSAELDRESNPEREPTPTRTLTVEPPPRPSAPPEPSPAVSGLQAQDCPASGLRFHADRGDGAMGLRAMGLDVTNCGKKPHELNGYPAITVLDSRGVPIVGVRTVQGTDEVSMAPEDPGPRPLTLEPGESAHASLYWRMHHQDGVYLRVAPEKGEDTVTVRPPYPLDIGPENILGTTAWRPSEPR, from the coding sequence GTGATCGCGATACGCCCTGGACCGTTGCGCAACGCCGCCCTCGTCTGCCTGCTGACGCTGGCCGCGAGCGGCTGCGGGCTCTCCGCCGAACTGGACCGTGAGAGCAACCCCGAACGCGAGCCCACACCGACGCGGACCCTGACGGTGGAGCCGCCCCCGCGCCCGTCCGCGCCCCCCGAGCCGTCTCCGGCCGTCTCCGGCCTGCAGGCGCAGGACTGCCCGGCGTCCGGTCTGCGCTTCCACGCCGACCGGGGCGACGGAGCCATGGGACTGCGTGCCATGGGCCTCGACGTCACCAACTGCGGCAAGAAGCCTCACGAGTTGAACGGTTATCCGGCCATCACCGTCCTCGACTCGAGGGGTGTGCCCATCGTCGGCGTACGGACCGTCCAGGGCACGGACGAGGTGTCCATGGCGCCGGAGGACCCCGGACCCCGGCCGCTGACCCTCGAACCGGGCGAGTCGGCGCACGCGAGCCTTTACTGGCGCATGCACCACCAGGACGGCGTGTACCTCCGCGTCGCCCCGGAGAAGGGGGAGGACACCGTGACCGTACGGCCCCCGTACCCGCTCGACATCGGTCCCGAGAACATTCTGGGGACGACGGCCTGGCGGCCCTCGGAGCCCCGGTAG
- a CDS encoding response regulator codes for MIRVALIDDQALMRAGFRALLEAEDGIEVVGEAADGEQGVALVRAQMPDIALVDVQMPVMTGIEATRRIAADPRLSGVRVVMLTNYGLDEYVFEALRAGASGFLLKDTEPADLLQAIEVVTRGEALLSPSVTRTLIGEFVARPPDRAKAPGLECLTRREREVTALAARGLTNEEIAAHMVISPFTAKTHISRAMTKLGARDRAQLVVFAYESGLVTARGQAH; via the coding sequence GTGATCCGGGTCGCGCTCATCGACGACCAGGCCCTCATGCGGGCCGGGTTCCGGGCCCTCCTGGAGGCCGAGGACGGCATCGAGGTGGTCGGTGAGGCCGCCGACGGTGAGCAGGGCGTGGCGCTGGTGCGCGCCCAGATGCCGGACATCGCCCTGGTCGACGTCCAGATGCCGGTGATGACGGGCATCGAGGCGACCCGCCGCATCGCCGCCGACCCGCGGCTGTCCGGCGTCCGCGTGGTGATGCTGACCAACTACGGCCTCGACGAGTACGTCTTCGAGGCGCTGCGGGCCGGTGCCAGCGGCTTCCTGCTCAAGGACACCGAGCCGGCCGACCTGCTGCAGGCCATCGAGGTCGTCACGCGCGGCGAGGCCCTGCTGTCGCCGTCCGTCACCCGCACGCTGATCGGCGAGTTCGTGGCCCGGCCGCCGGACCGGGCGAAGGCACCCGGCCTGGAGTGCCTGACCCGCCGCGAGCGCGAGGTCACCGCGCTCGCCGCCCGCGGCCTCACCAATGAGGAGATAGCCGCCCACATGGTCATCAGCCCCTTCACCGCCAAGACCCACATCAGCCGTGCGATGACCAAGCTCGGCGCACGTGACCGTGCCCAACTGGTCGTGTTCGCCTACGAGTCGGGGCTGGTCACGGCACGCGGGCAGGCTCACTGA
- a CDS encoding sensor histidine kinase has product MSADQVTLKRLADVALAVVIGALVVSAAAFDDGTTAVDLALIGTGSLALCAYRAAPRAVLAVTTAALTVHVLHADPGPVSALPVVAAVHTAAQAGHRAVGAAASVVFLGAYLAAGPVSQGTVERTALLAGWFLCAVVTGLAGRNWQAYLRQTEQRALEAERTREEAALRRAGEERLRIARELHDSLTHSISIVKLQAGVAVHLARKRGEEIPPALLAIQEAGGEAMRELRATLEVLRTDEPTGTPALLVERARAAGLAVALTVTGRERPLAATVDRAAYRIVQEALTNAARHAGPAKVAVELAYGEGELTIRVDDDGAAEASRPPAEGIGLTGMRERVTALGGTLHAAPRAEGGFSVRAGLPLEHV; this is encoded by the coding sequence ATGAGCGCGGACCAGGTCACTCTCAAGCGGCTCGCCGACGTGGCACTGGCCGTCGTGATCGGCGCCCTCGTGGTGTCCGCGGCGGCCTTCGACGACGGCACCACGGCGGTCGACCTCGCGCTGATCGGGACCGGCTCGCTCGCGCTGTGCGCCTACCGTGCGGCGCCCCGCGCGGTGCTCGCCGTCACCACGGCGGCCCTGACCGTCCATGTGCTGCACGCCGACCCCGGCCCGGTGTCCGCCCTCCCTGTGGTGGCCGCCGTCCACACCGCCGCGCAGGCGGGGCACCGGGCCGTGGGCGCGGCCGCGAGCGTGGTGTTCCTGGGTGCGTACCTCGCGGCGGGTCCCGTGTCGCAGGGCACCGTCGAGCGGACCGCACTGCTGGCCGGCTGGTTCCTGTGCGCCGTCGTGACCGGTCTCGCCGGGCGCAACTGGCAGGCGTATCTGCGCCAGACGGAACAGCGCGCCCTGGAGGCCGAGCGCACCCGCGAGGAGGCGGCGCTGCGCCGGGCAGGTGAGGAACGCCTGCGCATCGCCCGCGAGTTGCACGATTCCCTGACCCACAGCATCTCCATCGTCAAGCTCCAGGCGGGCGTCGCCGTCCACCTCGCGCGCAAGCGGGGCGAAGAGATACCCCCGGCCCTGCTCGCCATCCAGGAGGCCGGCGGGGAGGCCATGCGCGAACTGCGCGCCACCCTTGAGGTGTTGCGCACCGACGAGCCGACCGGCACCCCGGCACTGCTCGTGGAGCGGGCCCGGGCGGCGGGCCTCGCCGTCGCGCTGACCGTGACGGGCCGCGAGCGTCCGCTGGCGGCGACCGTGGACCGCGCCGCGTACCGCATCGTCCAGGAAGCACTCACGAACGCCGCACGGCACGCGGGGCCCGCCAAGGTCGCCGTCGAACTTGCATACGGGGAAGGGGAGTTGACGATTCGCGTCGATGACGACGGCGCCGCCGAAGCGTCCCGCCCGCCCGCCGAGGGCATCGGCCTCACCGGTATGCGCGAGCGGGTCACGGCGCTCGGCGGCACCCTGCACGCCGCGCCCCGCGCGGAAGGCGGCTTCTCGGTGCGGGCCGGCCTGCCGCTGGAGCACGTGTGA
- a CDS encoding carboxymuconolactone decarboxylase family protein: MTAPFRYTEPLPPRSATGRTADIHRQIAEDFGIDGASTFVVLSSAPELLAAAWALMRESLLAGDGSRTGKELAALGVSRANRCPFCVDAHTVLLHATGDHALAERVARGERPEKEVQARMLAWGEATRIPGSADLTPLPFFAGHTAAYVGTALSFHFINRIVSALLTENLLPGNVQRFRPVRSLVGRSVAKTLRRRLTPGTSLALLEGDAGPGPSWAAGTAVGPAYAALRAAAMAGAGLLTEADRTLVQDTVAAWDGTHQPLVWDALPDRADRPGARLAMLAALAPYRITDEDVAAWKRPPYTDHCLVQLVAYGAFAAVDRIERALPLDTGVPQNVPGRRE, encoded by the coding sequence CTGACCGCGCCGTTCCGCTACACCGAGCCCCTGCCGCCCAGGTCGGCCACCGGCCGCACCGCCGACATCCACCGCCAGATCGCGGAGGACTTCGGCATCGACGGCGCCTCCACCTTCGTCGTCCTGTCCTCCGCGCCCGAACTGCTCGCCGCCGCCTGGGCCCTGATGCGGGAGTCGCTGCTCGCGGGCGACGGCAGCCGCACCGGCAAGGAGCTGGCCGCCCTCGGGGTGTCGCGCGCCAACAGGTGCCCGTTCTGTGTGGACGCGCACACCGTCCTGCTGCACGCCACCGGCGACCACGCGCTCGCGGAGCGTGTGGCCCGCGGCGAGCGTCCGGAGAAGGAGGTGCAGGCGCGCATGCTCGCCTGGGGCGAGGCGACCCGGATCCCGGGCAGTGCGGACCTCACCCCGCTGCCGTTCTTCGCCGGTCACACCGCGGCGTACGTGGGTACCGCCCTGTCCTTCCATTTCATCAACCGGATCGTCTCGGCCCTGCTGACCGAGAACCTGCTGCCGGGCAACGTCCAGCGGTTCAGGCCGGTCCGCAGCCTCGTCGGCCGTTCCGTGGCGAAGACCCTGCGCAGGCGTCTCACCCCGGGCACGAGCCTCGCGCTGCTCGAGGGTGACGCGGGTCCCGGCCCGTCCTGGGCGGCCGGCACGGCGGTCGGACCGGCCTACGCGGCCCTGCGGGCGGCGGCCATGGCCGGCGCCGGGCTGCTGACCGAGGCCGACCGGACCCTCGTACAGGACACGGTCGCGGCCTGGGACGGTACGCATCAGCCGCTGGTGTGGGACGCCCTGCCGGACCGGGCGGACCGGCCCGGAGCGCGGCTGGCGATGCTGGCCGCGCTGGCCCCGTACCGGATCACCGACGAGGACGTGGCCGCCTGGAAGCGGCCGCCGTACACGGACCACTGTCTGGTCCAGCTGGTCGCCTACGGCGCGTTCGCCGCCGTGGACCGCATCGAGCGGGCGCTGCCCCTGGACACCGGCGTACCGCAAAACGTCCCCGGCCGCCGGGAGTGA
- a CDS encoding NCS1 family nucleobase:cation symporter-1, protein MTETVPTGPPISQSADADGRIELGPGAFPSDSPFANEDLRPVPLSERKWTTYNFAALWISMAHCIPSWTLASGLVALGMDWKQAVFTIALANIIVLLPMLATGHAGPKYGIPFPVLARASFGLRGANIPALIRAAVACGWFGIQTWIGGSGIFVLGSKLTGGEWENAGKIAGHPWPLWLCFLLFWALQIAIIYRGMDFLRHFENWAAPVVIIGAFVLLIWIAVKADGFGALLSQPSKLGWGADFWPVFFPSLMGMIGFWATLSLNIPDFTRFGASQKAQTWGQTLGLPTTMTLFAILAVLVTSGSEVVYGEAVWDPVALAAKTDNAFGLLFALFIVLIATVSVNIAANVVSPAYDLSNLAPKFINFRTGALITGVIGILIFPWKLISTPEFYIFTWLGVVGGLLGTVAGILIADYWIIRRTVLHLVDLYTPGGRYWYTNGWNWRAVLAFAVGGVLAVGGSYSNVDAEGAKLGPFPVDGLIPFLKPLADYGWAVGLASSLVLYVALMAPLARAEREEPAGRTG, encoded by the coding sequence ATGACCGAAACCGTCCCCACGGGGCCGCCGATATCCCAGTCCGCCGACGCCGACGGCCGGATCGAACTCGGCCCCGGGGCCTTCCCCTCCGACAGTCCCTTCGCCAACGAGGACCTGCGTCCCGTCCCGCTCTCCGAGCGCAAGTGGACGACGTACAACTTCGCGGCGCTGTGGATCTCCATGGCCCACTGCATTCCCAGCTGGACCCTCGCCTCGGGCCTGGTGGCCCTCGGCATGGACTGGAAGCAGGCCGTCTTCACCATCGCGCTGGCCAACATCATCGTGCTGCTGCCGATGCTGGCCACCGGTCACGCGGGTCCCAAGTACGGCATCCCGTTCCCCGTCCTCGCCCGGGCCTCCTTCGGTCTGCGCGGGGCCAACATCCCGGCGCTGATCCGCGCCGCCGTGGCCTGCGGCTGGTTCGGCATCCAGACCTGGATCGGCGGCAGCGGCATCTTCGTCCTGGGTTCCAAGCTGACCGGCGGTGAATGGGAGAACGCGGGGAAGATCGCGGGTCACCCGTGGCCCCTGTGGCTCTGCTTCCTGCTGTTCTGGGCGCTGCAGATCGCCATCATCTACCGCGGTATGGACTTCCTCCGGCACTTCGAGAACTGGGCCGCTCCCGTCGTGATTATCGGCGCGTTCGTGCTGCTGATCTGGATCGCGGTCAAGGCCGACGGCTTCGGCGCGCTGCTGTCCCAGCCCTCGAAGCTCGGCTGGGGAGCGGACTTCTGGCCGGTCTTCTTCCCCTCCCTGATGGGCATGATCGGATTCTGGGCGACCCTTTCGCTCAACATCCCCGACTTCACCCGCTTCGGCGCCAGCCAGAAGGCCCAGACCTGGGGGCAGACCCTCGGCCTGCCCACGACGATGACCCTCTTCGCGATCCTCGCCGTGCTGGTCACCTCCGGCTCCGAGGTCGTCTACGGCGAGGCGGTCTGGGACCCGGTCGCCCTCGCGGCCAAGACCGACAACGCCTTCGGTCTGCTCTTCGCGCTCTTCATCGTGCTGATCGCCACGGTCTCCGTGAACATCGCGGCGAACGTGGTCTCACCCGCGTACGACCTGTCCAACCTGGCGCCGAAGTTCATCAACTTCCGCACGGGCGCGCTGATCACGGGCGTCATCGGCATCCTGATCTTCCCGTGGAAGCTGATCTCCACCCCCGAGTTCTACATCTTCACCTGGCTCGGTGTGGTCGGAGGACTGCTCGGCACGGTCGCGGGCATCCTGATCGCCGACTACTGGATCATCCGCCGTACGGTCCTGCACCTCGTCGACCTCTACACACCCGGCGGACGCTACTGGTACACGAACGGCTGGAACTGGCGGGCGGTGCTGGCCTTCGCGGTCGGCGGTGTCCTGGCCGTCGGCGGCTCGTACTCGAACGTCGACGCCGAGGGGGCGAAGCTCGGCCCGTTCCCGGTCGACGGACTCATCCCGTTCCTCAAGCCGCTCGCGGACTACGGATGGGCGGTCGGCCTCGCCTCGTCGCTCGTCCTGTACGTCGCGCTGATGGCACCACTGGCACGGGCCGAACGGGAGGAGCCCGCGGGCAGGACCGGCTGA
- a CDS encoding TIGR03842 family LLM class F420-dependent oxidoreductase: MDFGLVLQTDPPASRVISLMKRAERNGFTYGWTFDSAVLWQEPFVIYSQILSNTTKLTVGPMVTNPGTRTWEVTASTFATLNDMFGNRTVCGIGRGDSAMRVAGRKPNTLARISEAMKVIRALGRGEEADLGGTVVRFPWIRPGAELPVWMAAYGPKALKMTGEEADGFILQLADLYLTEYMVKAVKTAAAEAGRDPDDVKICVAAPAYVTEDDSPEALAHAREQCRWFGGMVGNHVADLVSKYGEHSAAVPDELTEYIKSREGYDYSHHGRSGNPDTQFVPDEIVDRFCLIGTAEQHIAKLNALRALGVDQFALYDMHDAQEAVIEAYGSTVIPAVNS, from the coding sequence ATGGACTTCGGACTCGTCCTGCAGACCGACCCCCCTGCCTCCCGCGTCATCAGCCTGATGAAGCGGGCCGAGCGCAACGGCTTCACGTACGGCTGGACCTTCGACTCCGCCGTGCTCTGGCAGGAGCCGTTCGTCATCTACAGCCAGATCCTCTCCAACACCACGAAGCTGACGGTCGGTCCGATGGTCACCAACCCGGGCACCCGCACCTGGGAGGTCACCGCCTCGACCTTCGCCACGCTCAACGACATGTTCGGCAACCGCACCGTCTGCGGCATCGGACGCGGCGACTCCGCGATGCGGGTGGCCGGCCGCAAACCCAACACCCTCGCGCGGATCAGCGAGGCCATGAAGGTGATCCGCGCGCTCGGCCGGGGCGAGGAGGCCGACCTCGGCGGCACGGTCGTCAGGTTCCCGTGGATCAGGCCGGGCGCCGAACTCCCGGTGTGGATGGCCGCGTACGGCCCGAAGGCCCTGAAGATGACCGGTGAGGAGGCCGACGGCTTCATCCTCCAGCTGGCCGACCTGTACCTCACCGAGTACATGGTCAAGGCCGTGAAGACCGCGGCGGCCGAGGCCGGACGCGACCCGGACGACGTCAAGATCTGTGTCGCGGCGCCCGCCTACGTCACCGAGGACGACTCGCCCGAGGCACTCGCCCACGCACGTGAGCAGTGCCGCTGGTTCGGCGGCATGGTCGGCAACCACGTGGCCGACCTCGTCTCCAAGTACGGCGAGCACTCCGCCGCCGTCCCCGACGAACTCACCGAGTACATCAAGTCCCGCGAGGGCTACGACTACTCCCACCACGGACGCAGCGGAAACCCCGACACGCAGTTCGTGCCCGACGAGATCGTCGACCGGTTCTGCCTGATCGGCACGGCCGAGCAGCACATCGCGAAACTGAACGCCCTCCGCGCGCTGGGCGTCGACCAGTTCGCCCTGTACGACATGCATGACGCCCAAGAAGCGGTCATCGAGGCGTACGGATCGACGGTCATTCCCGCCGTCAACAGTTGA
- the hydA gene encoding dihydropyrimidinase: MSSRTVIRGGLVITASDELHADVLVEDGRIAALAAAGTSAAESWTAERTIDATGKYVIPGGVDAHTHMELPFGGTFASDSFETGTRAAAWGGTTTIIDFAVQSVGRSLREGLDAWNAKADGKCAIDYGFHMIVSDVNQETLKEMDLLVGEGVTSFKQFMAYPGVFYSDDGQILRAMQRSAENGGLIMMHAENGIAIDVLVEQALARGETDPRYHGEVRKALLEAEATHRAIKLAQVAGAPLYVVHVSAQEAVAELARARDEGLNVFGETCPQYLFLSTDNLAEPDFEGAKYVCSTPLRPKEHQAALWRGLRTNDLQVVSTDHCPFCFVGQKDLGRGDFSKIPNGLPGVENRMDLLHQAVVDGHISRRRWIEIACATPARMFGLYPKKGTIAPGADADVVIYDPHAEQIMSAETHHMNVDYSAYEGRRTTGRVETVLSRGELVINEREFTGRAGHGVYTPRSTCQYLN, encoded by the coding sequence ATGAGCAGCCGAACCGTCATCCGCGGTGGCCTCGTCATCACCGCGTCCGACGAACTGCACGCGGACGTCCTCGTCGAGGACGGCCGCATCGCCGCCCTCGCCGCAGCCGGCACGTCCGCCGCCGAGTCCTGGACGGCCGAGCGGACCATCGACGCCACCGGGAAGTACGTGATTCCGGGCGGCGTCGACGCACACACCCACATGGAGCTGCCGTTCGGCGGCACCTTCGCCTCCGACTCCTTCGAGACCGGCACCCGGGCCGCGGCCTGGGGCGGTACGACCACGATCATCGACTTCGCCGTCCAGAGCGTCGGCCGCTCGCTGCGCGAGGGCCTCGACGCCTGGAACGCCAAGGCCGACGGCAAGTGCGCCATCGACTACGGCTTCCACATGATCGTCTCCGACGTGAACCAGGAGACGCTCAAGGAGATGGACCTGCTGGTGGGGGAGGGCGTGACCTCCTTCAAGCAGTTCATGGCCTACCCCGGCGTCTTCTACAGCGACGACGGACAGATCCTGCGCGCGATGCAGCGCTCCGCCGAGAACGGCGGCCTGATCATGATGCACGCGGAGAACGGCATCGCGATCGACGTCCTGGTGGAACAGGCGCTCGCCCGGGGCGAGACCGACCCCAGGTACCACGGCGAGGTCCGCAAGGCCCTCCTCGAAGCCGAGGCCACCCACCGTGCCATCAAGCTCGCGCAGGTCGCCGGAGCGCCGCTGTACGTCGTCCACGTCTCGGCGCAGGAGGCCGTCGCCGAGCTGGCCCGGGCACGCGACGAGGGCCTGAACGTCTTCGGCGAGACCTGCCCGCAGTACCTGTTCCTGTCCACGGACAACCTCGCGGAACCGGACTTCGAGGGCGCGAAGTACGTGTGCTCGACACCGCTGCGGCCCAAGGAGCACCAGGCCGCCCTGTGGCGGGGGCTGCGCACGAACGACCTCCAGGTGGTCTCCACCGACCACTGCCCCTTCTGCTTCGTGGGCCAGAAGGACCTCGGCCGGGGCGACTTCTCGAAGATCCCCAACGGTCTGCCGGGCGTCGAGAACCGCATGGACCTGCTCCACCAGGCCGTCGTCGACGGACACATCTCGCGCCGCCGCTGGATCGAGATCGCCTGCGCCACCCCGGCCCGGATGTTCGGCCTGTACCCGAAGAAGGGGACGATCGCGCCGGGCGCCGACGCGGACGTCGTCATCTACGACCCGCACGCCGAACAGATCATGTCCGCCGAGACCCACCACATGAACGTCGACTACTCGGCGTACGAGGGCAGGCGCACCACCGGCCGCGTCGAGACGGTTCTGTCGCGGGGCGAACTCGTCATCAACGAGCGGGAGTTCACCGGACGCGCCGGACACGGCGTCTACACCCCCCGCTCCACCTGTCAGTACCTGAACTAG